Genomic DNA from Clostridium sp. BJN0013:
AAAAAGTATATGTTGCTTTATTGCACTGCTATTAGAAATGTTGATGGAGAGCTAATTGGAAGTATAAATGTAAGTACAGATATAACTCCATTAAAGAAAGAACAGCAGAAGCTAATGCGGCAGGAAAAACTTGCATTGCTTGGACAAATGGGTGCGGCAATTGTACACGAAACTCGAAACTTTCTTACGACAATTAAAGGAAGAAGTCAATTAATAGGCTCATTGACAAAAAAAGAAGATGTTAAGAAGCATGCACTAAAAATCAATGAAGAAGTTGATGAAGTGAACAGAATCGTTAGTGAATTTTTGTTTCTGTCAAAGCCAAGAAAAACTGAGATGACAGAAGTTTCTATGATTGATATATTTCGGTCTATAAAAAGCATGGTTAAGTCATCCTCTCTTGTAAAAGGTATTGATGTTGATTTTCAGTTATGCAAGGAAGAACGTTATGTTATGTGTGATGAATCAGAATTAAAACAGGTAATATTGAATATTTGTAAAAATGCTGCAGATGCAATGACTGGTAAAAGTAACGCAAATCTGATAATTGAAACCGGTTTCAATAAATCCACAAATGAGATGTTCATTAGAATAACTGATAACGGAGAAGGTATATCCCAGGAGAATTTAGAGAAAATAGGTAAGCCATTTTTCACTACAAAGAAAAATGGTACGGGTTTAGGTTTAAATGTATCTTACAAAATAATAAAAGAACATAAAGGAAAAATAGAAGTACAAAGCAAGTTGGGAGAAGGAACAACTTTTTCCATTATACTGCCCGCTATAGATGACGAGGAATAAGTTGGAGTGGTAAAAAGAGTTACATCTTATCTGACATATAATGTTTGTTGAACTGCATTAGCAAACATTATACGTCATCTTCAGCATAAATTGTAGAAATTAGGGGGGGAAATCTAATAATTTGTTCAGGTTTCTTAAAATAAATTTGCATGTTCCAAATATTATTTATATAATAATTTTAAAGTTGTATGCCTTCTTTTAATTGGTAGAGGGTATTTTTTCTTAGAACAGCACAGGTATTTGAAGGAGGAATTTTGTGGGAGATAAAATAAGCAGTGTTTATGATGTTAATTCATTAACTTCATTAGAAAAACTTGAACCAGTACGTGTTAGGCCAGGTATGTATATAGGATCTACCGGCAGCAAAGGTCTTCACCATTGCATATGGGAAATACTAGACAATTCCATAGATGAAGTTTCCAATGGATTTGGAGATAAGGTATGTGTAACACTAAATGAGGATGGAAGTGTATCTGTAATAGATAATGGCAGGGGGATACCTACAGGAATTCATCCTGTAACCAAAAAAAATGGAGTTGAAATGGTATTTACATCCCTTCACACAGGAGGTAAATTTAATAATGATATATATAAGACTTCTGGAGGACTCCATGGAGTTGGAGGAGCAGTAGTAAATGCCCTTTCCAGCTGGATGGAAGTGGAAGTTAAACAAAATGGACATATATATAAACAAAGATTTGAATATACCTATGATAAAACACTTAAAAAAAATATGCCTGGGACGCCTGTAACAGATCTTAAAATAATAGGAAATACGAATGAGACAGGAACTAGGGTTACATTTATGCCGGATAATAAAGTATTTTCTACAATAGATTTTAAATTGGATGTAATAGAGGAAAGATTGAAAGAACTGGCTTTTCAGAATAAAGGTATAACCTTAAAATTTATACATTGGGAAGAAAAAAATAAAGTTGAAAAAGAATATCACTCAGAGAGAGGACTTTTGGATTTTATAGAATATTTAAATGAAAGTAAAACCCCTCTTCACAAAGATCCTATATTATTTCAAGGAGAGAGAAGTGTTGAAGGTATAAAAATGAAAGGGGAAGTGTGTATTCAGTTTACGGATTCTACTACATATCACATAGCAAGCTATGTAAATAATATTCCTACTACAGAATCGGGGACTCATGAGAGTGGGTTTAAAACAGGTATGACCAGAGCCTTTAAAGAGTGGGCTAAAAAATTAAATTTATCAAAGGAAAAAGATAGAGAATTTGAAGGAGAAGACTTAAGAGAGGGAATGACAGCCATAGTTAAGGTAAGTATAAATAATCCTGTATTTGAAGGTCAGACTAAAACAAAGCTTGGAAATAGCGAGGCGTATACTATAATGAATGATCTTTCTTATATCAAGCTTTCAGAGTGGATAGAAGATAATAAAAATACTGCAGCTATTATAATAAATAATGCCCTTCATGCTGCCGCAAGGAGAGAAAAAATAAAAAAGATAAATGATGCAGAAAAGAAGAAGGTAGGTAGAGGGGCGGCACCTCTTGCGGGTAAAATTGCAGTATGTACTTTAAAGGATCCTTTAAAATGTGAATTTATAGTGGTGGAAGGAGATTCTGCGGGAGGATCTGCAAAGCAGGCAAGGGATAGAAGATTTCAGACCATAATGCCCTCCAAGGGAAAAATAATGAATACAGAAAAACAAAAGCTGGAAAATGTTCTAGGCAGTGAAGAGCTAAAAATATTTAATACTGCCATAGGTACGGGAATACTGAAAAATTATAATGAAAAGGATCTTAAATATGACAAAATTATAATATTAAGTGATGCGGATGTGGATGGATACCATATAAGAGCTCTTTGGATGACTTATATATATAGATACATGAGAGAACTTATTTTAAATGGACACCTTTATATAGCATTACCTCCCCTTTATAAGGTGTATAAACAGGCAAAAGGCAAAGAGGTAGTCAAGTATGCCTACAGTGATGATCAGCTCCTGCAGGCAAAAAAGGAAATCGGTTCTAAAGCTTTGATACAGAGATACAAAGGTTTGGGGGAAATGAATTCGGATCAGCTGTGGGATACTACTTTAAATCCCGAAAGCAGGACACTTCAGCAGATAACCGTAGATGATGTGGTAAAGGCAGAAAAGATGGTATCTTTACTTATGGGAGACGTGGTAGCACCTAGAAAAAAATATATGTACAAATATGCAGAATTTTAGACAATTCACAAAGCACAATTCAAAATTCACAATGCACAGTTCACAATTGGTGAAATTTTGCCCAAGGCAAAGTCGATTTAATTAGTTTTTCAGCATATGCTGAGAAACTTCTATAATTGTGAATCATGAACTGTAAATTGTGAATTGAAAAGAGGAGGATTTTCTTGGCAAAAAATACATCAATTCCAAAAGATAATAATATAATAAAAATTCCAATAGAGGAAGCAATGCCGGATAACTATATTCCCTATGCTGTGGAAGTGGCAAAAGACAGGGCACTTCCCGATGTAAGAGATGGATTAAAACCTGTACATAGAAGAATAATATATGGAGCATATATGTTAAAGGCATTTCCAGACAGACCCTATTATAAATCTGCAAGGATAGTGGGAGATATACTTGGAAAATATCATCCACATGGAGATACCTCTGTTTATGATGCCATGGTAATACTGGCTCAGAATTTTACAACCAAAATGCCTATTATAGACGGCCACGGCAATTGGGGAAGTCAGGATGGAGATAGTGCTGCAGCCATGCGTTATACAGAAGCAAGGCTCACACCTATTGCCATGGAAATGGTGAGAGATATAGAAAAAGATGTAGTAAATATGGTAGATAATTATTCAGGTTCTGAAAAAGAACCGGAAGTACTTCCTGCCAGGTATCCTAATTTACTTGTAAATGGAGCTTTCGGGATAGCAGTGGGACTTGCAACTAATATTCCACCTCATAATTTAAAAGAAGTAATAGAAGCTGCCTGTGCTTATATTGACTGTGAGGATATAAGTACGGAAGAGCTTATGGAGTACATTAAAGGACCTGATTTACCCACGGGGGGAATAATTATAGGGAGAAAATCCCTGGTTTCCGCCTATACCACAGGAGAGGGTAGGGCTACTTTGAGGGCTAAAACTTCCATAGAAAAATTGGATAATGGCAGACTTGGAATAGTTATAACAGAATTTCCCTACAGGAGAAGTAAGGCCAGGTTACTTCAGACTATTTCAGAGATGACAGCAGATAAAAGGCACATGAAAGCCCTGGAACCTATATCCGATATAAGAGATGAGTCTGATAGAAATGGTATAAGAGCGGTAATAGAATTAAAGAAATCTACAGATAAAAATTTAGCTGAAAAAGTTTTAAAATACTTGTTGAAAAAAACGGATCTGCAGTGCAATATATTTTTTAATATGGTGGCTCTGGCGGATGGAAAGCCTGTTACCTTGGGATTAAAGTCTATGTTGAAATACTATATAGAATATCAGAAACAAATTATAAAAAGAAGAACTGAAAAGGAATTAGAAGGGGCAAAAGCCAGATTTCATATTGTAGAAGGATTTATAAAAGCCATTGGACTTATGGATGAAATTATAAAGACTATCAGAAGTTCAAAATCAAAAAAAGATGCTAATTCAAATCTTATGGAAAAGTTCAAATTTACCAGGGAACAGTCAGAGGCTATTTTGGAACTTATGCTTTATAGACTTACAGGACTTGAAATAGTATCTTTTGAAAAGGAACATAGGGAACTTTTAAAAACTATAAAAAAACTTACAAAAATATTGGATAGTGAAAAGGAAATTTTAAAAGTTATAAAAAAGGAACTGAAAGAAATTGCAGAAAAATATGGAGATGAAAGAAAAACTCTTATTATTGAAGAGGAAGAAGAGGCAAAAATAGATGTGGAAGAAATTTTAGTAGATGAGGATATAGTTATTACCATGTCCAAGGAAGCATTTATAAAGAGAATTTCTTTGAAAAGTTACAATCGTTCTAGCCGGGAAGTTAAGGATATAGAATATAGAGAGGGAGATTTTAATAAATATATTATAAATTCCAGT
This window encodes:
- a CDS encoding type IIA DNA topoisomerase subunit B, coding for MGDKISSVYDVNSLTSLEKLEPVRVRPGMYIGSTGSKGLHHCIWEILDNSIDEVSNGFGDKVCVTLNEDGSVSVIDNGRGIPTGIHPVTKKNGVEMVFTSLHTGGKFNNDIYKTSGGLHGVGGAVVNALSSWMEVEVKQNGHIYKQRFEYTYDKTLKKNMPGTPVTDLKIIGNTNETGTRVTFMPDNKVFSTIDFKLDVIEERLKELAFQNKGITLKFIHWEEKNKVEKEYHSERGLLDFIEYLNESKTPLHKDPILFQGERSVEGIKMKGEVCIQFTDSTTYHIASYVNNIPTTESGTHESGFKTGMTRAFKEWAKKLNLSKEKDREFEGEDLREGMTAIVKVSINNPVFEGQTKTKLGNSEAYTIMNDLSYIKLSEWIEDNKNTAAIIINNALHAAARREKIKKINDAEKKKVGRGAAPLAGKIAVCTLKDPLKCEFIVVEGDSAGGSAKQARDRRFQTIMPSKGKIMNTEKQKLENVLGSEELKIFNTAIGTGILKNYNEKDLKYDKIIILSDADVDGYHIRALWMTYIYRYMRELILNGHLYIALPPLYKVYKQAKGKEVVKYAYSDDQLLQAKKEIGSKALIQRYKGLGEMNSDQLWDTTLNPESRTLQQITVDDVVKAEKMVSLLMGDVVAPRKKYMYKYAEF
- a CDS encoding DNA topoisomerase IV subunit A, producing the protein MAKNTSIPKDNNIIKIPIEEAMPDNYIPYAVEVAKDRALPDVRDGLKPVHRRIIYGAYMLKAFPDRPYYKSARIVGDILGKYHPHGDTSVYDAMVILAQNFTTKMPIIDGHGNWGSQDGDSAAAMRYTEARLTPIAMEMVRDIEKDVVNMVDNYSGSEKEPEVLPARYPNLLVNGAFGIAVGLATNIPPHNLKEVIEAACAYIDCEDISTEELMEYIKGPDLPTGGIIIGRKSLVSAYTTGEGRATLRAKTSIEKLDNGRLGIVITEFPYRRSKARLLQTISEMTADKRHMKALEPISDIRDESDRNGIRAVIELKKSTDKNLAEKVLKYLLKKTDLQCNIFFNMVALADGKPVTLGLKSMLKYYIEYQKQIIKRRTEKELEGAKARFHIVEGFIKAIGLMDEIIKTIRSSKSKKDANSNLMEKFKFTREQSEAILELMLYRLTGLEIVSFEKEHRELLKTIKKLTKILDSEKEILKVIKKELKEIAEKYGDERKTLIIEEEEEAKIDVEEILVDEDIVITMSKEAFIKRISLKSYNRSSREVKDIEYREGDFNKYIINSSTKDTIMFFTDKGNMYKIKGIDIPEFKWREKGEKLENIIKGIDLSEENIVAVYGIEDFNLPQDLIFFTNMAGIKRTEMNAFVTKYTKLMALRLKRGEELIDVKLVDRSKTIDFIRAETKVGLKFTVKVPELDLEDRSIVTTELFSLVKEDKVIKMDFSEKPECKTFHINVNKSGIIKTSNSSRAFKGVFTNSSSTILIFTACGKVFSMPSFMFGEIENNRINIEKLMGISASNILKMISVENFNHGYIYFFTKYGMIKKTELNEFKDINGWSMIHKFKNNEDFLVNVEYGEEKNEILLITEKGMAIKFQGDSINSMGKSASGVTAINLKEEDSVIYSVIMEEKINYKLNLTSVKGNKKQIKSKDIALQNRGGKGSNIMLVVMEDRILEVKPV